Proteins encoded together in one Deinococcus sp. Marseille-Q6407 window:
- the mnhG gene encoding monovalent cation/H(+) antiporter subunit G, whose product MNLQAWDINLWRDIPVLFGSIFVFAAAVGVIRFPDLYSRLHASSKLVTLGSAGIYLGVAADLVDPTAFTRLLAVLLFQFLTSPLSAYLIAQASYLRGLRAHLSQPEHGQPDEWDIFSAAQDFSRRAGAEAAQGQTRAVAQTQSHAQAAAQSQALDDAHTRAGPG is encoded by the coding sequence ATGAACCTCCAGGCCTGGGACATCAACCTCTGGCGCGACATTCCGGTGCTGTTCGGGTCCATCTTCGTGTTTGCGGCGGCCGTGGGCGTCATCCGCTTTCCCGACCTGTACAGCCGCCTGCACGCCAGCTCCAAGCTGGTTACGCTGGGCTCGGCCGGGATTTACCTGGGGGTGGCCGCAGATCTCGTGGACCCCACCGCTTTTACCCGGCTGCTGGCGGTGCTGCTGTTTCAGTTCCTGACCTCGCCGCTCAGCGCGTACCTGATCGCGCAGGCCAGCTACCTGCGGGGGCTGCGGGCCCACCTCTCGCAGCCGGAACACGGCCAGCCGGACGAGTGGGACATATTCAGCGCCGCGCAGGACTTCAGCCGCCGGGCCGGTGCCGAAGCGGCCCAGGGACAAACACGCGCTGTGGCGCAGACCCAGTCACACGCTCAGGCCGCCGCCCAGTCTCAAGCACTGGACGATGCACATACGCGGGCCGGGCCGGGCTGA
- a CDS encoding monovalent cation/H+ antiporter complex subunit F yields MIINLSLVIVTLSAILVTFRVLRGPSWGDRIMAFDFLSVNLVVLFVLFAAKTHLLVMLDAALLLSLLGFLSTVALARYLLLGRVMK; encoded by the coding sequence ATGATCATCAACCTTTCCCTGGTCATCGTGACCCTTTCGGCCATTTTGGTCACTTTCCGGGTGCTGCGCGGCCCCAGTTGGGGTGACCGCATCATGGCCTTCGACTTCCTGAGTGTGAATCTGGTGGTGCTGTTCGTGCTGTTCGCCGCCAAAACCCACCTGCTGGTGATGCTGGACGCCGCGCTGCTGCTCTCGCTGCTGGGCTTTCTCAGCACGGTGGCGCTGGCCCGCTACCTGCTGCTGGGCCGGGTGATGAAATGA
- a CDS encoding Na+/H+ antiporter subunit E: MRGLTLNLLVAFVYALLMGDLGMREWLTGFLVGFLILTLFPRALGTELYVARVRAVSRFAWFFIKELTWANIQVALMALQPRPHLTPLIVAVPLRLEGEAAQTMLAATITLMPGTVAMGFNPERTVMYSHAIGIPDPGDARASVTKVEDYLLDIIDPLGRAAAHAGPRAQEVRS, translated from the coding sequence GTGAGAGGACTGACCCTGAACCTACTGGTGGCTTTTGTGTACGCCCTGCTGATGGGTGACCTGGGCATGCGCGAGTGGCTGACCGGTTTTCTGGTGGGCTTCTTGATTCTGACGCTGTTTCCCCGGGCGCTGGGCACCGAGCTGTACGTGGCGCGGGTGCGGGCGGTGAGCCGCTTCGCCTGGTTTTTCATCAAGGAACTGACCTGGGCCAACATTCAAGTGGCCCTGATGGCGCTGCAGCCGCGTCCGCACCTGACCCCCCTGATCGTGGCGGTGCCGCTGCGGCTGGAAGGCGAGGCGGCACAGACTATGCTGGCCGCCACCATCACCCTGATGCCCGGCACGGTAGCGATGGGCTTTAACCCCGAGCGCACCGTGATGTACTCGCATGCCATCGGGATTCCTGACCCCGGCGACGCCCGCGCCTCGGTGACCAAGGTTGAGGACTATCTGCTGGACATCATTGACCCACTGGGCCGGGCTGCGGCCCATGCCGGCCCACGCGCCCAGGAGGTGCGCTCATGA
- a CDS encoding proton-conducting transporter membrane subunit, with protein sequence MNPADLALALPGTENPWVAAPILTALGTALLLLIPMRRSLRAVLSVLGTLAMLAASASLVSVTSGGAVLSSSMGAWPAPFGIVLVADRLGAWMSLMTGLSALMSMLYAAFNPDRVREKYGLFSLFHFLFAGVQISFLTGDLFNLFVAFEVMLVASYGLTVLGSTREQLREGFRYIVMNLSASALLVATCGLIYGQLGTLNMAHLAQRSAELGPTPAVTALSVLLLVVFAAKSALFPLGFWLPGTYPAVPPAVGAFFAAILTKVGVYALARTFSTIFVAEPEIAQNILLGLGTVTMLYGALGILSQREWRRVLAFSVVSSVGYLAFGLGIGTPEGLSAAMYYMAISILVTTAMFLLAGVAERDTGTSYVAVRGMLEHRPLMAAIFLFGALTIAGLPPTGGFIAKFALVQAALARGGSLAYLGVFSALASSLVILYAMLNVWRTFFWGKQRSDRPLTPPPLYQAAPMYLAMLSVGGATLLAGPMNRLTSEMARELHTPQHYIQGVLGDRPVVIPPAPVKAQNDEEAAGHGSQSGQAEVHP encoded by the coding sequence GTGAACCCAGCTGATCTGGCCCTGGCCTTGCCGGGCACCGAAAATCCCTGGGTGGCGGCGCCCATTCTCACCGCGCTGGGCACGGCGCTGCTGCTGCTGATTCCGATGCGCCGCAGCCTGAGGGCCGTGCTCTCGGTGCTGGGCACCCTGGCGATGCTGGCCGCCAGCGCCTCTCTGGTCAGCGTGACCAGCGGCGGCGCCGTGCTGAGCAGCTCGATGGGTGCCTGGCCGGCGCCGTTCGGCATCGTGCTGGTGGCCGACCGCCTGGGCGCCTGGATGAGCCTGATGACCGGCCTGAGCGCCCTGATGAGCATGCTGTACGCCGCCTTCAACCCCGACCGGGTACGCGAGAAATACGGGCTGTTCTCGCTGTTTCACTTTCTGTTTGCCGGCGTGCAGATCTCCTTTCTGACCGGTGACCTGTTCAACCTGTTCGTGGCCTTCGAGGTAATGCTGGTGGCCAGTTACGGCCTGACCGTGCTGGGCAGCACCCGCGAGCAGCTGCGCGAAGGCTTTCGCTACATCGTGATGAACCTGAGTGCCTCGGCGCTGCTGGTCGCCACCTGCGGGCTGATTTACGGGCAGCTAGGCACCCTCAACATGGCTCACCTGGCGCAGCGCTCGGCCGAACTGGGCCCCACCCCGGCCGTGACCGCCCTGAGCGTGCTGCTGCTGGTGGTGTTCGCGGCCAAGTCGGCGCTCTTTCCGCTGGGATTCTGGCTGCCGGGCACCTATCCGGCGGTGCCGCCGGCGGTGGGCGCTTTTTTTGCCGCCATTCTGACCAAAGTGGGAGTCTACGCGCTGGCGCGCACCTTCAGCACCATCTTTGTGGCTGAGCCTGAAATTGCTCAGAACATCCTGCTGGGTCTGGGCACCGTCACCATGCTGTACGGCGCGCTGGGCATCCTCTCGCAGCGCGAGTGGCGCCGGGTGCTGGCCTTCTCGGTGGTGTCCTCGGTGGGGTATCTGGCATTCGGCCTGGGCATTGGCACACCCGAGGGGCTGAGCGCGGCCATGTACTACATGGCAATCAGTATTCTGGTCACCACCGCGATGTTCCTGCTGGCCGGCGTGGCCGAGCGCGACACCGGCACCTCTTACGTCGCGGTGCGCGGCATGCTGGAACACCGCCCCCTGATGGCCGCCATCTTCCTGTTCGGGGCGCTGACCATCGCCGGATTGCCGCCCACCGGCGGCTTTATCGCCAAGTTTGCGCTGGTGCAAGCGGCGCTGGCCCGGGGTGGCTCACTGGCCTACCTGGGTGTGTTCAGCGCGCTGGCCAGTTCGCTGGTGATTCTCTACGCCATGCTGAACGTCTGGCGCACCTTTTTCTGGGGCAAGCAGCGCAGTGACCGGCCGCTGACCCCGCCCCCGCTGTATCAGGCGGCGCCGATGTACCTCGCTATGCTGAGCGTGGGCGGCGCCACCCTGCTGGCCGGGCCGATGAACCGCCTGACCAGCGAAATGGCCCGCGAGCTGCATACTCCGCAGCACTACATTCAGGGCGTGCTGGGGGACCGGCCGGTGGTGATTCCCCCGGCGCCAGTCAAAGCGCAGAATGACGAGGAAGCTGCCGGACACGGCAGTCAGAGCGGCCAAGCGGAGGTGCACCCGTGA
- a CDS encoding sodium:proton antiporter has product MEPLFALVIGVLIAVGVFLLLSRVIVRVVIGLSFISYGVNLAILTAAGLHPDRSPPLLSLDGPYVDPVPQALILTAIVIGFATTALLLAVAIRAYQVAGHDDVAAFGDNLADDPGNPDGTPADAEHPSPDIPDTEHYEEAPSPSDLIILSARSQLSPRGPRAVKVPPAASPEPTENVAAGTGPAEQEKADDMDDTSTPQGGPQ; this is encoded by the coding sequence GTGGAACCTCTGTTTGCCCTGGTGATTGGCGTCCTGATTGCCGTGGGCGTGTTTCTGCTGCTGTCGCGCGTGATCGTGCGGGTGGTGATTGGGCTGTCGTTTATCTCGTATGGGGTGAACCTGGCGATTCTGACGGCCGCCGGGTTGCACCCCGACCGCTCGCCGCCCCTGCTGAGCCTGGACGGTCCTTACGTGGACCCGGTGCCGCAGGCCCTGATCCTGACCGCCATCGTGATCGGGTTTGCCACCACCGCGCTGCTGCTGGCGGTGGCAATCCGCGCCTATCAGGTGGCGGGCCACGACGACGTGGCAGCTTTCGGGGACAACCTGGCCGACGACCCCGGCAACCCCGACGGCACGCCCGCCGACGCCGAACACCCCAGCCCCGATATTCCCGATACCGAACACTACGAAGAAGCCCCCTCGCCCAGCGACCTGATTATCCTCAGCGCCCGCTCGCAGCTCAGCCCACGCGGCCCCCGCGCCGTGAAGGTGCCGCCGGCGGCCAGCCCTGAACCAACTGAAAACGTAGCGGCTGGAACTGGGCCAGCCGAACAGGAAAAGGCAGATGATATGGACGACACCAGCACCCCGCAGGGAGGCCCACAGTGA
- a CDS encoding MnhB domain-containing protein: MSPKPSGKAKKSRRRKERSVTTTRAPKENVWDTLLSDPDPEEQGGIHSTGYESLASSVVNDPILKTVAQPTFALIAMFTLLLFWRGHQLPGGGFAGGAMMVCALLLHRIATGRSAVDFNFTRLIPTGLAISFMTGLVPYLLHGFFLKSSYGYLYTRLTGEFEWASAMAFDLGVFLLVVGGGMTIAGELIDIDPKEVVEGDR; encoded by the coding sequence GTGAGCCCGAAGCCTTCAGGCAAGGCCAAAAAGTCGCGCCGGCGTAAGGAGCGCAGCGTCACCACCACGCGGGCGCCCAAGGAAAACGTGTGGGACACCCTGCTGAGCGACCCCGACCCCGAGGAGCAGGGCGGCATCCACTCCACCGGCTACGAGTCGCTGGCGTCTTCAGTGGTCAACGACCCGATTCTGAAAACGGTGGCCCAGCCGACTTTCGCGCTGATCGCCATGTTCACGCTGCTGCTGTTCTGGCGCGGCCACCAGCTGCCGGGCGGCGGCTTTGCGGGCGGAGCCATGATGGTCTGCGCCCTGCTGCTGCACCGCATCGCCACCGGGCGCAGCGCCGTGGACTTCAACTTTACCCGCCTGATTCCCACCGGGCTGGCCATCTCGTTTATGACCGGGCTGGTGCCTTATCTGCTGCACGGCTTTTTCCTCAAAAGCAGCTACGGCTACCTGTACACCCGGCTGACCGGCGAGTTCGAGTGGGCCTCGGCCATGGCATTCGACCTGGGCGTGTTTCTGCTGGTGGTGGGCGGCGGCATGACCATTGCCGGCGAACTGATCGATATCGACCCCAAAGAGGTCGTGGAAGGAGACCGCTGA
- the mbhE gene encoding hydrogen gas-evolving membrane-bound hydrogenase subunit E gives MILAVFFPFVMAAVVAWAGLRLGRRTGYLAALGFVPALLLALPLAGMPGAAPLREAISWVPSLGLELGFQGDGFSLLFSVLIGTIGTLATLYSVSYLSSNERFARFYAYLLLFGGSMLGLVLSDNLIGLFGFWEMTSITSFLLIGLWHARAAARDGAIKAFLVSALGGLALLAAVAIIGTAGGSYNLSEINLAALQASPLFIPAMLLTLLAAFTKSAQLPFHLWLPTAMEAPTPVSAFLHSATMVKAGVFLVAKFGLLFGGHPLWAGIIVPVGLATMTWGSYLAMRQTDLKALLAFSTISQLGLLMSLYGLADAEGRFAGTAHLLNHAAFKAALFFVVGIVDHETGTREIPQLGGLRQVFPITFVLAIVASLSMAGLPPLGGFISKELFFEAMIHHGLPFILVAVVGSALTIAYSIRFISVWFGELKHPGKERPERPSNAILAPAAVLVAAAVLFGLWPHSVEVLVDKVSAMLQFSGYRPHLSLWHGVTPALVATLVTWAIAAFVWWRRDEFARIQQRLTPSWNANTAYYGFKEWVDIVATAVVLRTQGLALPSQLRWTLTAAFALGGYALLRQVPPLHLEIQLSLGLLLIVTLLLAGAVGVSLSRNRLTSVVLMGLTGFGSSAAFLAFRAPDLALTQMVIETVTVILFLLAFRYMPGIRALARTRAQYVMDLVIALSAGVGIMAYLMSVHPGLAESIAPYYLQHAYTGGGGKNVVNVTLVDFRGFDTMGEITVVGMVALTVLALLRLGKPGHAQTEYDTADPTANMALIPTRQEREHIREQLIESGTLSAPQTLRSRRASRKRQQQKKQTRPARKGGQK, from the coding sequence TTGATTCTCGCCGTTTTCTTTCCCTTCGTGATGGCCGCCGTGGTGGCCTGGGCCGGGCTGCGGCTGGGCCGCCGCACCGGCTATCTGGCCGCGCTGGGCTTCGTGCCCGCGCTGCTGCTGGCGCTGCCGCTCGCCGGAATGCCCGGCGCCGCGCCGCTGCGCGAGGCCATCTCCTGGGTGCCCTCGCTGGGGCTGGAACTGGGCTTCCAGGGTGACGGCTTTTCGCTGCTGTTCTCGGTCCTGATCGGCACCATCGGAACGCTGGCCACCCTGTATTCGGTCAGTTACCTTTCCAGCAATGAACGCTTTGCCCGCTTTTATGCCTACCTGCTCCTGTTCGGTGGCTCCATGCTGGGACTGGTGCTCAGCGACAACCTGATCGGGCTATTCGGCTTCTGGGAAATGACCTCTATCACATCGTTCTTGCTCATCGGGCTGTGGCACGCCCGCGCCGCCGCCCGCGACGGGGCCATCAAGGCTTTTCTGGTCTCGGCGCTGGGCGGGCTGGCGCTGCTGGCCGCCGTGGCGATCATTGGCACCGCCGGGGGCAGCTACAACCTCTCGGAAATCAATCTGGCGGCGCTGCAGGCTTCGCCGCTGTTTATTCCGGCCATGCTGCTGACCTTACTGGCCGCTTTTACCAAGTCGGCCCAGCTGCCGTTTCACCTGTGGCTGCCCACCGCCATGGAAGCACCTACCCCAGTCTCGGCCTTCCTGCACTCGGCCACCATGGTCAAGGCAGGCGTGTTTCTGGTGGCCAAGTTCGGGTTGCTGTTCGGTGGGCATCCGCTGTGGGCCGGTATCATCGTGCCGGTGGGGCTGGCCACCATGACCTGGGGCAGCTACCTCGCCATGCGCCAGACCGACCTCAAGGCGCTGCTGGCCTTTTCCACCATCTCGCAGCTGGGCCTGCTGATGAGCCTCTACGGGCTGGCCGACGCCGAGGGCCGCTTTGCCGGCACGGCACACCTGCTCAACCACGCGGCCTTCAAAGCGGCACTGTTTTTCGTGGTGGGCATCGTGGACCACGAGACCGGCACCCGCGAGATTCCGCAGCTGGGCGGCTTGCGCCAGGTGTTTCCCATCACTTTCGTGCTGGCCATTGTCGCTTCGCTGAGCATGGCCGGGCTGCCGCCGCTGGGAGGTTTCATTTCCAAGGAACTGTTCTTCGAGGCGATGATTCATCACGGCCTGCCGTTCATCTTGGTGGCGGTGGTGGGCAGTGCGCTCACCATCGCTTACAGCATCCGCTTTATCAGCGTGTGGTTCGGTGAACTGAAGCACCCCGGCAAGGAACGCCCCGAGCGCCCCAGCAACGCCATCTTGGCCCCGGCCGCCGTACTGGTGGCCGCCGCCGTACTGTTCGGGCTGTGGCCGCACTCGGTGGAAGTGCTGGTAGACAAGGTCAGCGCCATGCTGCAGTTCAGCGGATACCGCCCGCATCTGTCACTGTGGCACGGCGTGACCCCGGCTCTGGTCGCCACGCTGGTTACCTGGGCCATCGCCGCATTCGTGTGGTGGCGCCGGGACGAATTTGCCCGGATTCAGCAGCGCCTGACGCCCAGCTGGAACGCCAACACCGCCTATTACGGCTTCAAGGAATGGGTGGATATCGTGGCGACCGCCGTGGTTCTGCGCACTCAGGGCCTGGCCCTGCCCAGTCAGCTGCGCTGGACCCTGACCGCCGCGTTCGCGCTGGGCGGCTACGCGCTGCTGCGGCAGGTGCCGCCGCTGCACCTGGAAATCCAGCTGTCGCTTGGCCTGCTGCTGATCGTGACGCTGCTGCTGGCCGGCGCCGTCGGCGTGAGCCTCTCGCGCAACCGCCTGACCTCGGTGGTGCTGATGGGCCTGACCGGCTTCGGCTCCTCGGCGGCGTTCCTGGCCTTCCGGGCGCCCGACCTGGCCCTGACCCAGATGGTGATCGAGACCGTCACGGTGATTCTGTTCCTGCTGGCATTCCGCTACATGCCGGGCATCCGGGCGCTGGCGCGCACCCGGGCGCAGTACGTGATGGACCTGGTAATCGCCCTGAGCGCCGGGGTGGGCATCATGGCTTATCTGATGTCGGTGCATCCTGGCCTGGCCGAATCTATCGCGCCCTACTACCTCCAGCACGCCTATACCGGCGGCGGCGGCAAAAACGTGGTCAACGTGACCCTGGTGGACTTCCGTGGCTTCGATACCATGGGCGAAATCACGGTGGTGGGCATGGTGGCCCTGACAGTGCTGGCGCTGCTGCGGCTGGGCAAGCCCGGGCACGCCCAGACCGAATACGATACCGCCGACCCCACCGCCAACATGGCGCTGATTCCCACCCGGCAGGAACGCGAGCACATCCGCGAGCAGCTGATTGAAAGCGGCACCCTGAGCGCCCCGCAGACCCTGCGGTCGCGCCGCGCCAGCCGCAAACGGCAGCAGCAGAAAAAACAGACCCGCCCCGCCCGCAAAGGAGGCCAGAAGTGA
- the uvsE gene encoding UV DNA damage repair endonuclease UvsE: MTSAAPRSAPAGGSPAYGLVCMTVGPEVRFRTVTRTRYLALSESERREKLRDIYGANIARLRAAAEFCAARGIQLYRLSSSLFPMLDLRHGGTADEISGEVFAEFSGELQAAGAAFAAAGIRTLMHPEQFIVLNSDRPEVRESSLHALGVHARVMDALGLERSGWNLLLLHGGKGGRGAELQALIPDLPDAIRLRLGLENDERAFGAADLLPVCEATGTPFVFDAHHQVVHGRLSGFDDPSIREWTLRARATWQPPEWQLVHLSNGIDGPHDRRHSYLIADVPAAYADVPWIEVEAKGKEEAVAALMGQS, encoded by the coding sequence ATGACTTCTGCTGCTCCCCGCTCCGCCCCCGCCGGCGGCTCCCCCGCTTACGGTCTGGTCTGCATGACGGTGGGCCCCGAGGTGCGCTTCCGCACCGTGACCCGCACCCGCTACCTGGCCCTGAGTGAAAGCGAGCGGCGCGAGAAGCTGCGCGACATCTACGGCGCCAATATTGCCCGGCTGCGGGCCGCCGCCGAGTTCTGCGCGGCGCGGGGCATTCAGCTTTACCGGCTGAGCAGCAGCCTCTTTCCCATGCTGGACCTGCGGCACGGCGGCACCGCAGACGAGATTTCCGGCGAGGTCTTTGCCGAATTCAGCGGCGAGCTGCAGGCGGCGGGCGCGGCTTTCGCGGCGGCAGGCATCCGCACGCTGATGCACCCGGAGCAGTTCATTGTCCTGAACAGTGACCGGCCTGAGGTGCGCGAGAGCAGCCTGCATGCGCTGGGCGTGCATGCCCGCGTGATGGACGCGCTGGGCCTGGAGCGCTCGGGCTGGAACCTGCTGCTGCTGCACGGCGGCAAGGGCGGGCGCGGCGCCGAGTTGCAGGCGCTGATTCCCGACCTGCCAGATGCCATCCGCCTGCGCCTGGGCCTGGAAAACGACGAACGCGCTTTCGGGGCTGCCGATCTGTTGCCAGTCTGCGAGGCCACCGGCACGCCTTTTGTGTTTGACGCCCACCATCAGGTGGTTCACGGGCGGCTGAGCGGCTTTGATGATCCCAGCATCCGCGAATGGACGCTGCGTGCCCGCGCCACCTGGCAGCCGCCCGAGTGGCAGCTGGTGCACCTCAGCAACGGCATCGACGGTCCGCACGACCGCCGCCACTCCTACCTGATTGCCGACGTGCCCGCTGCCTACGCCGACGTGCCCTGGATTGAGGTAGAGGCGAAAGGGAAAGAGGAGGCGGTGGCGGCTTTGATGGGGCAGTCATGA
- a CDS encoding NUDIX hydrolase, with the protein MSAPGQCAAVLIQREDGAVLALRQSYGLGFWDWVGGVVEADETSQQAAVREAARSGSGCEADRYCRHLHPAGRWVAGYLRVCVSR; encoded by the coding sequence ATGAGTGCCCCTGGGCAGTGTGCCGCCGTACTGATTCAGCGCGAAGATGGTGCCGTACTGGCGCTGCGCCAGAGCTATGGCCTGGGCTTCTGGGACTGGGTGGGCGGCGTGGTAGAAGCAGATGAGACGTCCCAGCAGGCCGCTGTGCGTGAGGCCGCAAGAAGTGGGTCTGGCTGTGAGGCTGACAGGTATTGTCGGCATTTACACCCTGCAGGGCGGTGGGTGGCCGGATATTTACGCGTATGTGTTTCACGGTGA
- a CDS encoding ADP-ribose pyrophosphatase encodes MRLTGIVGIYTLQGGGWPDIYAYVFHGECESPGAVAAPDPDEVAEVLWLLPTDLAQRQPLLPDVAAALEDVLTGHYGAVRAVQRKVQLPPLDRE; translated from the coding sequence GTGAGGCTGACAGGTATTGTCGGCATTTACACCCTGCAGGGCGGTGGGTGGCCGGATATTTACGCGTATGTGTTTCACGGTGAGTGTGAATCTCCCGGCGCAGTCGCTGCCCCCGACCCTGATGAGGTTGCCGAGGTGCTTTGGCTGCTGCCTACAGACCTGGCGCAGCGGCAGCCTTTGCTGCCCGACGTGGCTGCCGCGCTAGAGGATGTACTGACGGGACACTATGGCGCAGTGCGGGCCGTACAACGAAAGGTGCAGCTGCCACCGCTTGACCGAGAATGA
- a CDS encoding aminotransferase class IV, whose product MELSPLPPQLNTPAALHGASAFTTIRTCRGQPLLWAEHLGRLGGTAALLGLPDPAGTQPPALEALPWGLLRLTLTAEELYWSHAPLSPGPKPVGGVDVLLTGWEVHPQLAAHKTGNYLPYRLAGAEAQAAGAFEGWLRLGDTLADGSRTAPVLRLGGELIVPAGGLPSITRSYWLRGQAFSKRPVGLAELRRVTHAWICGSGVGVIPVRGLWLGPGEQRRLEVQWPQEADAVTRWPES is encoded by the coding sequence ATGGAGCTGTCCCCCCTGCCCCCGCAGCTGAACACACCGGCGGCGCTGCACGGCGCGAGTGCCTTTACCACCATTCGCACCTGCCGGGGTCAGCCGCTGCTGTGGGCCGAGCACCTGGGCCGGCTGGGGGGCACGGCGGCGCTGCTGGGACTTCCCGACCCGGCGGGGACACAGCCACCTGCGCTGGAAGCGCTGCCCTGGGGCCTGCTGCGCCTGACGCTGACAGCAGAGGAACTGTACTGGAGCCACGCGCCGCTGTCGCCGGGGCCAAAGCCAGTGGGCGGCGTAGACGTGCTGCTGACCGGCTGGGAGGTCCACCCCCAACTGGCCGCGCACAAGACCGGCAACTACCTGCCCTACCGCCTGGCCGGGGCCGAGGCACAGGCAGCGGGCGCCTTCGAAGGCTGGCTGCGGCTGGGCGACACTCTGGCCGATGGCAGCCGCACGGCGCCGGTGCTGCGGCTGGGCGGCGAACTGATCGTGCCGGCGGGCGGCCTGCCCAGCATCACGCGGAGCTACTGGCTGCGTGGGCAAGCCTTCAGCAAGCGGCCCGTAGGCCTGGCCGAACTGCGCCGCGTCACCCACGCCTGGATTTGCGGCAGCGGTGTGGGCGTCATACCCGTGCGCGGGCTGTGGTTGGGGCCGGGGGAGCAGCGGAGGCTAGAGGTGCAGTGGCCGCAGGAGGCGGATGCAGTGACCAGGTGGCCGGAATCGTAA